The genomic region GGCCGTTCCACGACCGGGCCGTCCGGTTCGCGACCGAATACGAACTCGCCGCCGTCGGCAACAGCGACGCCCACTCGGCTGACGCGGTCGGGATCGGCCATACGACCTTCCCGGGCCGGACCGCGACGGAGCTCCGCACGGCGATCGTCGAACGCCGGACCCATGCTCACGGCTCGTTCCACGGCTCGCTCGGTCAGCTCGGCACATTCGCGAAGCAGCTCCGCAAGTACGGTCGCGACGCCCGCGACGAGGTCGGCGGTCGCCTTCGCCGCGACGGCACCGGGCGAGACCATGGGTACCCCGGGGGCCGCCGGCGCCCGCCACGCTTCGACAGCGACCGGCCGGCCGGGGCGGAGATCGAGCGATGAAGATCGGCCTCGTCACGCCGTACGTCTACCCGCTCCCGGGTGGCGTCAACGAGCACGTCCGCTACCTGTACGAGGGCCTCCGGGCGCGGGGCCACGACGTCCGGATCATCAGCTCGAGCCACGGCCTCCAGCGAGCGAGCGAGGGCGACGTGATCCGCCTCGGCAAGGGCTTCAGCATGCCGGCGAACGGCTCCGTCGGGACCATCACGCTCTCGCCCCGCTACCTCTCCCAGGTGGCGGCGATGCTCGACCGCGAGCGCTTCGACCTCCTCCACCTCCACGAGCCGTTCGTGCCCTTCCTTTCGCCGATCGTCCTGCGCCGGTCGCGGAGCGTGAACATCGCGACGTTCCACGCCTTCGGCGGCTGGTCGCCGGCGTACGAGTTCGGGCGCCGGGTCATGGGCGGGTATGCCGCCCGGTTGCACGGCAGGATCGCCGTCAGTGCCGCCGCTCGCCACTTCATCGATCGCTACTTCGAGGGCGACTACAAGGTCATCCCGAACGGGGTCGACGTCGCCCGCTTCCGGCGCGCGGTCCCCGTCGCGCGGTGGCAGGACGGCACATCCAACCTCCTGTTCGTCGGCCGTCACGAACCCCGCAAGGGGCTGCTCGACCTGCTCAAGGCGTACCGCATCCTCCGCAAGACGGGTTGCCACTGCCGGCTCCTCGTCGTCGGGACCGGGCCGCAGGAGCGCGAGGCCCGCCGGTATGTCCTCACCCATCGCCTCAGCGGCGTCGAGTTCCTCGGTCGGGTGAGCGACGAGGAGAAGGCCCGGCTCTTCCGGACGGCGGACCTCTTCATCGCACCCGCCACCGGCAAGGAATCGTTCGGCATCGTCCTCCTCGAGGCGATGGCGTCCGGCGCGCCCATCGTGGCGAGCGACATCCACGGCTACAAGGGCGTCCTCCGACGCGGCGAGCAGGGGCTGCTCGTGCCGCCCCGCCAACCGAAGGCGCTCGCCGCGGCGACCGCCCGGCTCCTCGCCGATCCGGGGCTGCGGGCCGAGATGAGTGCGAGCGGTCGGGCTCGGGCGGAGGAGTTCTCGTGGGATCGGGTGACGGCCAAGGTGGAGTCGTATTACGGCTTCGTCATCCGGCGCCTCGCCGCCGCCGACGCGCTTCCCCCGGACTTCCATGCCGAGGTGCCGCCTGCGTCACGCGTCAGCGGCCGCGCCGAGGCCGGACCGACCTGAGGGACGAGCCCGTCGAGGATCCGAGCGTCAACCGCTGCGGGCGGGCGTGTCCGCCTCGTCCGTCGCTGCGGCGGACCGCTCGGCCAGCGCGATCCGCCACGTCCAGGCGCTGTACGCGACGACGAGACAGGCGATCGTGAGGAAAAGGAGCAGGACCGGGCCGGGGGGCAACCCGAGGAAGCTCCTGTCGGGCGCGAAGAGGCTCGGCGCGGTCGCCGGCGGGTCCGTGTTCGTCGGGAACTGGAACGGATACAGGTACGTGGGCAGGATGCCCTGGTACGCGTTGAAGATCGTCGACGGGAGCGGCAGCGCGGCGATGTTCGGATAGACGACGAGGAACTCAGCGACCCCCGCGATCACCGCTCCGACGACGAATCGGCGGGGATCGCGCGCCCCCGCGATGAACCAGGCGACGCAGGCGAGGACCACGAGCGCGCCGATGGCGAGCGGAGCGGTCGAGAACGCCTGGAGGTTGACGAGAACGGCGTTGCCGAAGGTCGCACCGACGACGACCAGGGCGACGGTCGCGCCGACGGCCGTCAGGAGCAGCGAGCCGACACCGCCGCGCCGCCGAGGCCGGGCCCGCCCGTCGTCGACCGCCTCGAGGTGGGCGAGCTGATAGGCGAGGGCGACGAGTCCGATCCCGACCACGAGGAGGAGTCCCGCGGTCCGGGCGGTGACGACGATCGTCGCCGGGTCGCCGGTGCACGCCTGCGAGCCCGGGTTCGCCCGGTCCACGCCGACGAAGGCGCACAGTGGCGCCTTGAGGACCCAGAGCAATCCCGGCCCCATGATCGCGACCGCCGCGGAAACGCGCGCGAGGAGCCACGTCCGCGACGAGGCCCCGTGCCACAGCTCGGCGAGCAGGTACGCGAGGGCGACGATCACGAACGGGACGCTCGTGTAGTAGTGGTACTCGAACGTCGCCCGATCGATCCGCGCCCACGAGAGCCACTGGAAGGCGAAGGCGATCGCGATGAGTGCGAGCCCGGGGCTCCGCCGCTTGAACGACTGCCACACGACGAACGCCATGGCCGGCACGCCGAGCCACCAGGTGACGAGGTTGCCGGCGTCGTAGATCGCCGCCGAGGTGTTGCCCGCGAAGCCGCCCTGATAGAACCAGACGGGCTTGAGGTCGAACGGCCAGGCCCACCACGGAGATGACGCCGGGTGGGTCGCCCGAAGATCGTTGTGGTAGGCGTACATCGACTTGGTCAGGTCGACGAGCGTCTGGCCCGTGTGACCCGGCGGCCAGGCTCCGACGAGCGGTGTGCCGGCCGGAAAGATGACCGGGGATCCCGCCGGCCCGCCGCTGTTCAACGCCCACGGGATGTACGACACGACATACACCGCGATCGGCAGCACGAGGATGCAGAGGAGCATCCACACGACCGGCAGCCCGTACGCCGAGCCCGGTCGGAGCCAGCCGAGGGGTGCCGGCGCCGGTGGCTCGAGGAAGCGGGCCGGATCGTCCGGAGCGGGCGGCTCCGCGAGCGGCCCGAAGCCGTATCGACCCGCGAACCGGAAGGCGACGACGATGAGCCCGGCGAGGAGGAGCGCGGCGATCCCCGCCTCGATCGCCCGGCCCGCCAGGCCGGTCTCGAAGCCCACTGCCGAGGGCGCCGTCGAGGACGGTCCGCCGCGCGCCGCGAGGGCGATCCCGCCGAGGCCGAGGGCGACTCCGGCCACCGTGGGGGCGCCCACCGCGAACCACATCTCCTCGCGTGACCAGGCGATCGGGTGGAGGATCGCCACGACCACCGCGATGAGGGTGAGGCCCATCATGAGGAACATGAACAGGAAGTTCGCGCCGCTCGACGCGGTCTGGCCGGCCTCCGGGACCGAGGTCGCGAGGCCCATGTAGCCGAGGACGATCGTCACCGCGACCATGCCGACGATCGCGAGGACTCGCCCGAGGGCGGACCGGAGGAGCACGAGGAGCCCGACCGCGGCGATCGCATACGCGGCGACCCACTTGCTCGCGAGGCCGAGGCCGAGGAGCACCCCGATCGCCGGCATGGCGACCCAGAACGCCCAGCGGCGACGCCAGATTCCGAGCCACAGCCCCGCGAACACCACGTAGGCGGCCATGAGGAACAGGCCCACGTACACATCGTTCATGGCGATCCGGGACTGGACGAAGAACATCCCGTCGACGAGCGAGAAGATCGCGACGAGGACGCCGACCGTCCGGCGGCGGAAGAGGATGCGGGTCAGAAGGAAGAGCAGGCCGGCGGTGAGGGAGCCGGCGATGACGCCCGGCACCCGCCAGCTGAACTCATGGTTCCCGATGTCGACGCTCGCGACGGC from Chloroflexota bacterium harbors:
- a CDS encoding glycosyltransferase family 4 protein, coding for MKIGLVTPYVYPLPGGVNEHVRYLYEGLRARGHDVRIISSSHGLQRASEGDVIRLGKGFSMPANGSVGTITLSPRYLSQVAAMLDRERFDLLHLHEPFVPFLSPIVLRRSRSVNIATFHAFGGWSPAYEFGRRVMGGYAARLHGRIAVSAAARHFIDRYFEGDYKVIPNGVDVARFRRAVPVARWQDGTSNLLFVGRHEPRKGLLDLLKAYRILRKTGCHCRLLVVGTGPQEREARRYVLTHRLSGVEFLGRVSDEEKARLFRTADLFIAPATGKESFGIVLLEAMASGAPIVASDIHGYKGVLRRGEQGLLVPPRQPKALAAATARLLADPGLRAEMSASGRARAEEFSWDRVTAKVESYYGFVIRRLAAADALPPDFHAEVPPASRVSGRAEAGPT